Proteins from a single region of Desulfonatronum thiodismutans:
- a CDS encoding 3-dehydroquinate synthase II family protein: MIQVWFKAVPFDKATVTLALESGVDALIAPAGKVDEIKALGRVVVFAEDEVDAIRLESKADEEAATRCMRSQGKVLLRLGWEIIPVENILAQGEGLGVEVASLDQARLAAGILERGVDFVVVVPEAIHDLKAIVAALKLSEGRLELSTARVDAITPVGLGHRVCVDTCSLLRTGQGMLVGNSSAFTFLVHAETEENPYVAARPFRINAGAVHAYTLLPRNRTAYLGEVASGREVLIVDGQGQNQGQTSLAVVGRAKVEIRPLILISATCGDRTGTIFLQNAETIRLVRPDGSPVSVVALAPGDEILCRLDVAGRHFGMAISEEISEA; encoded by the coding sequence ATGATCCAAGTTTGGTTCAAGGCCGTACCCTTTGACAAAGCCACCGTGACCCTGGCCCTGGAATCCGGGGTGGACGCCCTGATCGCCCCGGCGGGCAAGGTTGATGAGATTAAGGCCCTGGGCCGGGTCGTGGTTTTCGCCGAGGACGAGGTGGATGCGATCCGGCTGGAGAGCAAGGCCGACGAGGAAGCCGCGACGCGATGCATGCGCTCCCAGGGCAAGGTGCTGCTGCGCCTGGGCTGGGAGATCATTCCCGTGGAGAACATCCTGGCCCAGGGCGAAGGCCTGGGCGTGGAGGTGGCCTCCCTGGATCAGGCCCGGCTGGCCGCCGGCATTCTGGAGCGGGGGGTGGATTTCGTGGTGGTCGTGCCCGAGGCCATACATGACCTGAAGGCCATCGTGGCCGCCCTGAAGCTCTCCGAGGGCCGCCTGGAGTTGAGCACGGCCCGCGTCGACGCCATCACCCCCGTGGGGCTGGGGCATCGGGTCTGCGTGGACACCTGTTCCCTGCTGCGCACCGGCCAGGGCATGCTGGTGGGCAATTCCAGCGCCTTTACCTTTCTGGTGCATGCCGAGACCGAGGAAAATCCGTATGTCGCGGCCCGGCCCTTCCGGATCAACGCCGGTGCCGTGCATGCCTACACCCTGCTGCCGCGAAACCGGACCGCTTATTTGGGGGAAGTCGCCTCCGGACGGGAAGTGCTGATCGTCGACGGCCAAGGGCAGAATCAGGGCCAAACATCATTGGCCGTGGTCGGCCGCGCCAAGGTGGAGATCCGGCCTTTGATCCTGATTTCCGCGACCTGCGGGGACAGGACCGGCACGATCTTTCTGCAGAACGCGGAGACCATCCGCCTCGTCCGCCCCGACGGGTCTCCTGTAAGCGTGGTGGCCCTGGCTCCAGGCGATGAAATTCTCTGCCGCCTGGACGTGGCTGGCCGCCATTTCGGCATGGCCATCAGCGAGGAGATCAGCGAAGCATGA
- the pheA gene encoding prephenate dehydratase, translating to MSPNHSDPSELSPEAQARMAELRHGIDAIDQELLATLNRRAALSLEVGRIKRDSRDIIFKPFREKELLTSLATANPGPLPEEHLRNIYREILSSSRRLQRPQTIVYLGPEGTFSYFAGVEYLGHSAEFQPKPTLHEVFQAVVAREAELGVIPLENSLQGTVGQSLDLFLQFEVHVQAEIYCKISHALLSTASQLADVNTVYSHPQALEQCSTWLRSHLPTARIVPAESTAAAGRRVLEEPNSAAIGHVRMGRMLGLTALARRIEDQPDNWTRFLVIGSLPAGAGNQDKTSILFTLPDKPGALAAVLNLLAREGINMKKLESRPFRGEKWKYVFFVDLECDVSRQEYQQVLADLRDNCHTLRILGSYPSGPYLDVSEG from the coding sequence ATGAGCCCGAACCATTCCGACCCGTCCGAACTGTCGCCCGAAGCCCAGGCTCGAATGGCCGAGCTACGCCACGGCATTGATGCCATTGACCAGGAACTCTTGGCCACCCTCAACCGCCGGGCCGCACTGAGCCTCGAAGTGGGGCGGATCAAGCGCGATTCACGGGACATCATTTTCAAACCGTTCCGGGAAAAGGAACTGCTGACCAGCCTGGCCACGGCCAACCCCGGCCCGCTCCCGGAAGAGCATCTGCGCAACATCTACCGGGAAATTCTTTCTTCTTCCCGGCGGCTGCAGCGGCCTCAGACCATCGTCTATCTCGGCCCGGAAGGCACCTTTTCCTACTTCGCCGGGGTGGAATACCTGGGTCACAGCGCGGAATTCCAGCCCAAACCGACCCTGCACGAGGTTTTTCAGGCCGTGGTGGCCCGGGAGGCCGAGCTGGGGGTGATTCCCCTGGAAAATTCCCTGCAAGGCACCGTGGGCCAGAGCCTGGACCTGTTCCTGCAATTCGAGGTCCACGTCCAGGCGGAAATCTATTGCAAGATCAGCCACGCCCTGCTCTCCACGGCCAGCCAACTGGCCGACGTGAACACGGTTTACTCCCATCCCCAGGCCCTGGAGCAGTGCTCGACTTGGCTGCGTTCCCACCTGCCCACGGCCCGGATCGTGCCCGCGGAAAGCACGGCCGCCGCCGGTCGCCGGGTGTTGGAGGAGCCGAACAGCGCGGCCATCGGCCACGTCCGCATGGGCCGAATGCTCGGCCTGACCGCCTTGGCCCGGCGGATCGAGGACCAGCCTGACAACTGGACCCGTTTTTTGGTCATCGGCTCCCTTCCCGCGGGCGCCGGAAACCAAGACAAGACGTCCATCCTGTTCACCCTGCCGGACAAGCCCGGCGCCCTGGCCGCGGTCCTGAATTTGCTGGCCCGCGAAGGCATCAACATGAAAAAGCTCGAATCCCGGCCCTTTCGCGGCGAAAAATGGAAATACGTCTTTTTCGTGGATCTGGAATGCGACGTCAGTCGCCAGGAGTACCAACAGGTCCTGGCCGACCTGCGCGACAACTGCCACACCCTGCGCATCCTCGGCAGCTACCCGTCCGGGCCGTATCTGGACGTCAGTGAAGGGTGA
- the aroA gene encoding 3-phosphoshikimate 1-carboxyvinyltransferase yields the protein MPTPVILQAPASKSLSHRALIAAALAPGQSHLSNVLESEDLERTRDILARASALIERGDPGKYAVSGMPRGPLGRQRQDDQEPLVMDVGESGTTCRLLTAVLAAGHGSFRIQGRGKMHSRPIASLVTALISQGIEVEYQEQPGCPPLLLHATGLPGGEVTIDLDESSQYLSGLLLAAPLARAVMTILVGGSKVVSWPYVGLTLDIMERFGVTFQVQTLHHEHWMDVDWREPGEIAPGRLRIRVQPGAYQARDMAVEGDWSNASYFLAAGALSAVPVGLRGLNPESLQGDRAIVDILARMGAVVSWDQDQVTVVGGELRGVDLDMGACPDLVPTVGAVAAQAKGATTIRNVAHLRIKESDRLDAVVTELARIGAGTTALEDGLRIEPAPLPVGKRLAFKTYADHRLAMSLSLLELGGVGVDLDQPGCVAKSFPEFWTRWDELKAGLAGAGRAAA from the coding sequence ATGCCGACCCCCGTCATCCTCCAGGCCCCGGCCTCCAAGTCCCTCTCCCACCGTGCCCTGATCGCCGCGGCTTTGGCCCCTGGTCAGTCCCATTTGAGCAATGTTCTGGAAAGCGAGGATCTGGAGCGGACCCGGGATATTTTGGCCCGGGCTTCGGCCCTGATTGAGCGCGGCGACCCCGGCAAGTACGCGGTTTCGGGCATGCCGCGCGGCCCGCTGGGCCGACAGCGCCAGGACGACCAGGAGCCGCTGGTCATGGACGTGGGCGAGTCCGGGACCACCTGTCGGTTGCTGACCGCGGTACTGGCCGCCGGGCATGGGTCATTTCGGATCCAGGGCCGGGGAAAGATGCACAGTCGGCCCATCGCCAGCCTGGTCACGGCTTTGATTTCCCAGGGGATCGAGGTGGAATATCAGGAGCAGCCGGGCTGCCCACCTTTGCTCCTGCATGCCACCGGACTGCCCGGAGGCGAGGTGACCATCGACCTGGACGAATCCAGCCAGTACCTTTCCGGTCTGCTCCTGGCGGCGCCCTTGGCCCGTGCGGTCATGACCATTTTGGTGGGCGGGAGCAAGGTGGTTTCCTGGCCATATGTCGGTCTGACCCTGGACATCATGGAGCGATTCGGTGTGACTTTCCAGGTGCAGACACTGCACCATGAGCACTGGATGGACGTGGACTGGCGCGAGCCCGGCGAGATTGCTCCGGGCCGGTTGCGCATCCGGGTTCAGCCCGGCGCGTACCAGGCCAGGGACATGGCCGTGGAGGGGGACTGGAGCAACGCCTCCTATTTCCTGGCCGCCGGGGCCCTGAGCGCCGTTCCGGTGGGGCTGCGCGGCCTGAATCCCGAGTCTCTTCAGGGCGACCGGGCCATCGTGGACATCCTGGCCCGGATGGGGGCCGTGGTGTCTTGGGATCAAGATCAAGTGACCGTGGTCGGCGGCGAGCTGCGTGGCGTGGACCTGGACATGGGTGCCTGCCCGGACCTGGTGCCCACGGTGGGCGCGGTGGCGGCCCAGGCCAAGGGGGCGACCACGATTCGCAACGTGGCCCATTTGCGGATCAAGGAAAGCGACCGCCTGGACGCGGTGGTCACGGAGCTGGCCCGAATCGGAGCCGGGACCACCGCCTTGGAGGACGGGCTGCGGATCGAACCGGCTCCGCTTCCCGTTGGCAAACGCCTTGCCTTCAAGACCTACGCGGACCATCGCCTGGCCATGAGTCTGTCCCTGCTGGAACTGGGCGGCGTCGGCGTGGACCTGGATCAACCCGGCTGCGTGGCCAAGTCCTTTCCGGAGTTCTGGACGCGGTGGGATGAGCTGAAAGCCGGCCTTGCCGGCGCGGGACGGGCAGCGGCGTGA
- a CDS encoding prephenate dehydrogenase/arogenate dehydrogenase family protein: protein MGGLFVSRLDAAGIAVIGLDQPLEQARLVEVLPGQDLLLLAVPAPAMEDVLKKCCPHCSPETILMDVCSVKVQPLGLMLRHHPGPVVGTHPLFGQEPGDDPRVAVTPGRDESAARAVSVLMEQLGFIPFPTTAETHDRAMAAVQGLNFVTTCAYLAALAGDEEIRDFLTPSFRRRLDAARKMLTEDAALFADLFEANPYSQDAVRLFRSHLNLAAGGDMDVLAQRAGWWWRSSKQGGETGP, encoded by the coding sequence ATGGGCGGTCTGTTCGTCTCCCGCCTGGACGCCGCAGGGATCGCGGTGATCGGGCTGGATCAGCCCTTGGAGCAAGCCCGGTTGGTCGAGGTGCTGCCCGGCCAGGACCTGCTGCTCCTGGCGGTTCCTGCCCCGGCCATGGAGGACGTCCTGAAGAAATGTTGCCCGCACTGCTCTCCGGAGACCATCCTGATGGACGTCTGCTCCGTGAAGGTCCAACCTCTGGGCCTGATGCTCCGCCATCATCCCGGCCCGGTGGTGGGCACGCACCCCTTGTTCGGCCAGGAGCCCGGCGACGATCCCCGGGTAGCCGTGACCCCCGGCCGGGACGAGTCCGCGGCCCGAGCCGTGTCCGTCCTCATGGAGCAACTGGGCTTCATCCCTTTCCCGACCACAGCGGAAACCCACGATCGGGCCATGGCCGCGGTTCAGGGGCTGAATTTCGTGACCACCTGCGCCTATCTGGCCGCCCTGGCCGGGGACGAGGAAATCCGCGACTTCCTGACCCCGTCCTTCCGCCGCCGCCTGGACGCAGCCCGCAAGATGCTCACCGAAGACGCAGCCCTGTTCGCGGATTTGTTCGAGGCCAACCCCTACAGCCAGGACGCGGTCCGGCTGTTCCGCTCCCACCTCAACCTCGCCGCTGGCGGGGACATGGACGTCCTGGCCCAGCGGGCAGGCTGGTGGTGGCGAAGCTCGAAGCAAGGGGGGGAGACCGGCCCGTGA
- a CDS encoding anthranilate synthase component I family protein: protein MMSIDLSQTGQWLAADVQTPISLFLGLVGKRQGILLESAEVDGRLGRYSLIAWDFRLRLSCRDGRMDVQAQDARLKSLEKLDGEEFIPALREILSTVRITPHDEFAGLPALARGLYGYFGYGMAGLFEPKLAEQLPPSQADACLVLPGRVALFDHLHHRCCVLSLDPDRSGVDELQQSAPDEPPVMGQVRHIPEAEEFMERVRRTKELIRTGEVIQTVMSTRFEAPFSGEPFVLYRRLRQINPSPYMFFMRLPRLTLLGSSPELLVRCQGGLLQSRPIAGTRLRGETETQDRELAEELLADPKERAEHVMLVDLGRNDLGRIAAPGSVTVEKYMQVERFSHVMHMTSYVQAQLAQGKDALDVLRATFPAGTVSGAPKIRAMEIIAEEEGLPRGPYAGAVGWLGLNPAEGPDRDAVNLDTGITIRSLWVRDGQVHFQAGAGIVHDSDPHKEWQECHNKARVLFEAFSRQGGSDVFTYR from the coding sequence ATCATGTCAATCGACTTGTCCCAGACCGGCCAGTGGCTGGCAGCGGACGTGCAGACGCCTATCAGCCTGTTTCTTGGGCTGGTGGGGAAGCGGCAGGGGATTTTGCTGGAGAGCGCGGAGGTGGACGGGCGGCTGGGCCGCTATAGTCTGATCGCCTGGGACTTCCGGCTGCGGCTGAGTTGCCGGGACGGGCGGATGGACGTCCAGGCCCAGGATGCCCGCCTGAAAAGTCTGGAAAAGCTCGACGGAGAGGAGTTCATTCCGGCGTTGCGTGAAATCCTTTCCACCGTGCGGATCACGCCCCATGACGAGTTCGCCGGGTTGCCGGCCCTGGCCCGGGGGCTCTACGGCTATTTCGGCTACGGCATGGCCGGGCTGTTCGAGCCCAAGTTGGCCGAGCAGCTTCCTCCGAGCCAGGCCGATGCCTGTCTGGTTCTACCCGGGCGGGTGGCTCTGTTCGACCATCTGCATCATCGCTGCTGCGTGCTCAGCCTGGACCCGGACCGGTCCGGAGTAGACGAGCTGCAGCAGAGCGCTCCGGACGAGCCGCCGGTGATGGGCCAAGTGCGGCATATCCCCGAGGCCGAGGAGTTCATGGAGCGGGTCCGGCGGACCAAGGAGCTGATCCGCACCGGCGAGGTGATCCAGACCGTGATGTCCACCCGGTTCGAGGCCCCCTTTTCCGGCGAGCCCTTTGTCCTTTACCGTCGCTTGCGCCAGATCAACCCCTCGCCGTACATGTTCTTCATGCGCCTGCCCCGGCTGACCCTGCTGGGCTCTTCCCCGGAGTTGCTGGTCCGCTGCCAGGGCGGTCTGCTTCAGTCCCGACCCATCGCCGGAACCCGGTTACGGGGCGAGACCGAAACCCAGGACCGGGAGCTGGCCGAGGAGTTGTTGGCCGATCCCAAGGAACGGGCCGAACATGTGATGCTCGTGGATCTGGGCCGCAACGATTTGGGCCGGATTGCCGCGCCGGGCAGCGTCACGGTGGAAAAGTACATGCAGGTGGAGCGCTTCTCCCACGTGATGCACATGACCTCCTATGTCCAGGCCCAACTGGCCCAGGGCAAGGACGCCCTGGACGTGCTTCGGGCTACCTTCCCTGCCGGGACGGTCAGCGGCGCGCCCAAGATCCGGGCCATGGAGATCATCGCCGAAGAGGAGGGGCTGCCGCGCGGGCCCTATGCCGGGGCCGTGGGCTGGCTGGGCCTGAACCCGGCGGAGGGTCCGGACCGGGATGCGGTTAATCTGGATACGGGGATCACCATCCGCAGCCTCTGGGTGCGAGACGGCCAGGTCCATTTCCAGGCTGGGGCCGGGATCGTTCACGACTCTGATCCACACAAGGAATGGCAGGAATGTCACAATAAGGCCCGAGTGCTTTTTGAAGCCTTCAGCCGTCAGGGAGGAAGCGATGTTTTTACTTATCGATAA
- a CDS encoding anthranilate synthase component II, whose protein sequence is MFLLIDNYDSFTFNLVQAFQVLGRFPHVVRNDQPELPGLASSPELEAVVISPGPSRPELAGKCLEFLKLLPTTVPVLGICLGHQILGHHAGASVVVGQRIMHGKTSPVRHTGEGLFAGLPQPMECGRYHSLLVRVEEAPKLLERTAWTEDGKDDGDGEDEVMGLRFTDRPWAGVQFHPESILTPDGPKLLENFLKMHALTAEPGGKSQ, encoded by the coding sequence ATGTTTTTACTTATCGATAACTACGACTCGTTCACCTTCAATCTGGTCCAGGCCTTTCAGGTTCTGGGCCGTTTCCCCCACGTGGTCCGCAACGACCAGCCGGAGTTGCCGGGCCTGGCGAGCAGTCCGGAGTTGGAGGCCGTGGTCATTTCTCCGGGGCCGAGCCGACCGGAGCTGGCCGGGAAGTGCCTGGAGTTCCTGAAGCTGCTGCCCACTACCGTGCCGGTGTTGGGTATTTGTCTGGGACATCAGATTTTGGGACATCATGCCGGGGCCTCGGTGGTGGTGGGCCAGCGAATCATGCACGGCAAGACATCTCCGGTCCGGCATACTGGCGAAGGCTTGTTTGCCGGGCTGCCCCAGCCCATGGAGTGCGGGCGTTATCATTCCCTGCTGGTCCGGGTGGAGGAAGCGCCGAAGCTGCTGGAGCGCACGGCCTGGACGGAAGATGGTAAGGACGATGGCGATGGCGAAGACGAGGTCATGGGGCTGCGCTTCACGGACCGGCCCTGGGCCGGGGTGCAGTTTCATCCGGAGTCCATTCTGACTCCGGACGGCCCAAAACTTTTGGAGAATTTTCTGAAGATGCACGCCTTAACCGCTGAGCCGGGAGGAAAGAGCCAATGA
- the trpD gene encoding anthranilate phosphoribosyltransferase, producing MTTRISDILEQLARRQPLTDVQADQVFNALLLGELSQAQAGAFLMGLRAKGEDSTDLAAGVRAGLAHARQIPGLSGPRIDTCGTGGDNAHSFNCSTAVALFLAELGYQVVKHGNRAVSSSCGSADVLEALGVPLETNPEDVAGRLAAGKFVFLFAPAYHPAFKHIMPVRRDLGIRTLFNLMGPLLNPARPTHQLIGVGDPQALFTMGEALLLTGVERALVVHGAGGFDELTTFGPARCYLVKDGIMEKTAINPERLGFDRHAPEDVAVRDKDHAVGVLREILGGGGPEAMVQMAALNLAACLFLLEEGKTLVECADLARAAMKRGVSGRVLHGGLHG from the coding sequence ATGACCACGCGTATCAGCGACATCCTTGAACAACTGGCCCGCAGGCAGCCGCTGACCGACGTGCAGGCGGACCAGGTGTTCAACGCCCTGCTTCTGGGCGAGTTGAGCCAGGCCCAGGCCGGAGCCTTCCTGATGGGCTTGCGGGCCAAGGGCGAGGACTCCACGGATTTGGCCGCCGGGGTGCGGGCCGGACTGGCCCATGCCCGTCAGATTCCCGGGCTTTCCGGGCCGCGCATCGACACCTGCGGCACCGGGGGGGACAATGCCCACAGCTTCAACTGCTCCACGGCCGTGGCCCTTTTTTTGGCCGAGTTAGGCTATCAGGTGGTCAAGCACGGCAACCGGGCCGTGTCCTCTTCCTGCGGCAGCGCCGACGTGCTGGAAGCCCTGGGCGTGCCCCTGGAGACGAACCCCGAGGACGTGGCCGGGCGGCTGGCCGCCGGCAAATTCGTTTTTCTCTTCGCCCCGGCCTATCATCCGGCCTTTAAGCATATCATGCCCGTGCGCCGGGATCTGGGCATCCGGACCCTGTTCAATCTGATGGGACCGCTGCTTAATCCGGCCCGACCCACCCATCAGCTCATCGGCGTGGGCGACCCGCAGGCCCTGTTCACCATGGGCGAGGCCCTGCTGCTCACCGGGGTGGAGCGAGCCCTGGTAGTCCACGGGGCCGGCGGGTTCGACGAGCTGACCACCTTTGGCCCGGCCCGCTGCTATCTGGTCAAGGACGGGATCATGGAAAAAACGGCCATCAATCCGGAACGGCTGGGTTTCGACCGCCACGCGCCGGAGGACGTGGCGGTCCGGGACAAGGACCATGCCGTGGGCGTGCTGCGGGAAATTCTTGGCGGCGGCGGCCCGGAGGCCATGGTCCAGATGGCGGCCTTGAATCTGGCGGCCTGCCTCTTTCTGCTGGAAGAAGGCAAGACCCTGGTGGAATGCGCGGATTTGGCCCGGGCCGCGATGAAGCGGGGCGTGAGTGGCCGGGTACTCCATGGGGGACTCCATGGGTAG
- a CDS encoding indole-3-glycerol phosphate synthase TrpC, which translates to MLERFRQAKQAEIRELISLESAGRLPEPSITPRPSLAKALLERGPGAVIAEYKRASPSRGVINANWPPDRAAAGYARAGAAALSVLTEETYFQGSLEYLPVMAVSGLPLLRKDFLLHPLQVRQTAATPASALLLIARMLSQSELEIMLTECRTFGLEAVVEVFDEADLDKAKAANSTLIQVNNRDLDRLTTDLRISEDLIRHKAEGEVWISASGMNSAQDMARMRDAGFHGLLIGSRLMQEPDPGQALADLLRTMREVQSYA; encoded by the coding sequence ATGCTTGAGCGCTTTCGCCAGGCCAAGCAGGCTGAAATCCGGGAGCTGATCTCCCTGGAATCCGCGGGCCGCCTGCCCGAGCCGTCTATCACTCCTCGTCCGTCTCTGGCCAAAGCCTTGCTGGAGCGGGGACCGGGCGCGGTGATCGCGGAGTACAAACGAGCCTCGCCCAGTCGGGGAGTGATCAACGCGAACTGGCCTCCGGACCGGGCCGCCGCCGGGTATGCCCGGGCCGGGGCAGCGGCCTTGTCCGTGCTCACCGAGGAGACCTATTTCCAGGGTAGCCTGGAGTATCTCCCGGTCATGGCCGTTTCCGGCCTGCCCCTGCTGCGCAAGGATTTCTTGCTCCACCCCTTGCAGGTTCGTCAAACCGCCGCCACCCCGGCCTCGGCCCTGCTGCTCATCGCCCGGATGCTCAGCCAGTCGGAGTTGGAAATCATGTTGACAGAATGTCGGACGTTCGGCCTGGAAGCCGTGGTGGAGGTTTTTGACGAGGCGGACTTGGACAAGGCCAAAGCGGCGAACTCGACGCTGATCCAGGTCAACAACCGGGACCTGGATCGACTGACCACGGACCTGCGCATTTCCGAGGATCTGATCCGGCACAAAGCCGAGGGCGAGGTCTGGATCAGCGCCAGCGGGATGAACTCGGCCCAGGACATGGCCCGGATGCGCGACGCCGGATTTCACGGCCTGCTCATCGGCTCCCGGCTGATGCAAGAGCCTGATCCGGGGCAGGCCCTGGCGGACCTGTTGCGAACCATGCGAGAGGTACAATCGTATGCATGA
- a CDS encoding phosphoribosylanthranilate isomerase, translating to MHEEVRQNDRRDADPLVKVCGLRRPEDVRLCEVLGVDWTGFIFYPPSPRNVSPEHVAALPRGRAARVGVFVLQSAEEVREIMDRAELDLAQLHGGQDRRFCEHVGPERVVKVFWPLRYADLADLERDMATFATSCRAVLLDAGTAVGGHGVSLDFAAMAGLTFPRPWLLAGGLGPDNIQEAVLRCRPWGVDLNSGVEEAPGRKSPVLLRTVLEKIKMDGGSLTVHHEPQ from the coding sequence ATGCATGAGGAAGTCCGCCAAAATGACCGGAGGGACGCCGACCCCCTGGTCAAGGTCTGCGGCCTGCGCCGACCCGAGGACGTGAGGCTGTGCGAGGTACTGGGTGTGGACTGGACCGGCTTCATCTTCTATCCGCCAAGCCCCAGAAACGTGAGTCCGGAGCATGTCGCGGCCCTTCCCCGAGGCCGGGCCGCGCGGGTCGGGGTCTTCGTGCTTCAGTCCGCGGAAGAGGTTCGGGAGATCATGGACCGGGCCGAGCTGGACTTGGCCCAGCTTCACGGCGGCCAGGACCGGCGTTTCTGCGAACACGTCGGGCCGGAGCGGGTGGTCAAGGTATTCTGGCCACTTCGGTACGCTGATCTCGCGGATCTGGAGCGGGATATGGCCACGTTCGCGACCTCGTGCCGGGCCGTGCTCCTGGACGCCGGAACCGCGGTGGGAGGCCACGGCGTCAGTCTGGATTTCGCGGCCATGGCCGGTCTGACTTTCCCCCGTCCGTGGCTCCTGGCCGGGGGCCTGGGCCCGGACAATATCCAGGAGGCCGTGCTTCGGTGCCGTCCGTGGGGCGTGGATCTGAATTCCGGGGTGGAAGAGGCTCCGGGAAGGAAGAGTCCCGTGCTGCTGCGGACTGTGCTGGAAAAAATCAAAATGGATGGCGGTTCGCTAACTGTCCACCATGAACCCCAATAA
- the trpB gene encoding tryptophan synthase subunit beta, with product MKKGYFGDFGGRFAPELLMPPLLELEEAMERIMAGEAFQRELTELLTHFVGRPTALYHCANLSREVGFGVWLKREDLAHTGAHKINNTVGQALLAKHMGKTKLVAETGAGQHGVATATAAALLGLECIVYMGAEDVVRQAHNVQRMELLGATVRPVESGSRTLKDAINAAMRHWIAEQAATHYCLGSAVGPHPFPLLVRELQAVIGREALAQFQERTGKLPDRVVACVGGGSNAIGMFHAFVPHEQVALIGVEAAGDGSPGCCHSATLSTGTPGVLHGTMTKLLQTIEGQILPSHSLAPGLDYPGVGPEHAHLQALGRAEYVCVTDDQALAGFMRLARAEGILPALESSHALAYVLGLSGTLPATVDVIVCLSGRGDKDLEIVRQALVKREG from the coding sequence ATGAAAAAAGGATATTTCGGCGATTTCGGCGGGCGCTTTGCCCCGGAACTGCTCATGCCCCCGCTGTTGGAACTTGAGGAGGCCATGGAGCGGATCATGGCCGGAGAGGCGTTTCAGCGCGAGTTGACCGAGCTGCTAACCCATTTCGTGGGCCGACCCACGGCCTTGTACCACTGCGCGAACCTCTCGCGGGAGGTCGGTTTCGGCGTCTGGCTGAAACGCGAGGACCTGGCGCATACCGGGGCGCACAAGATCAACAACACCGTGGGCCAGGCCCTGCTGGCCAAGCATATGGGCAAGACCAAGCTGGTGGCCGAAACCGGGGCCGGGCAGCACGGCGTGGCCACGGCCACGGCCGCGGCCCTGCTGGGCCTGGAGTGCATCGTGTACATGGGCGCGGAGGACGTGGTCCGTCAGGCGCACAACGTCCAACGCATGGAACTGCTGGGCGCGACGGTCCGGCCCGTGGAGTCCGGCAGCCGGACCCTGAAGGACGCCATCAACGCGGCCATGCGCCACTGGATCGCCGAGCAGGCCGCCACCCACTACTGCCTGGGCTCGGCCGTGGGACCGCATCCTTTTCCTCTGCTGGTGCGCGAACTGCAGGCCGTGATCGGCCGGGAAGCCTTGGCCCAGTTCCAGGAGCGCACCGGAAAGCTGCCGGACCGGGTCGTGGCCTGTGTGGGCGGCGGGTCCAACGCCATCGGCATGTTCCATGCCTTCGTGCCCCATGAGCAAGTGGCTCTGATCGGCGTGGAAGCCGCCGGGGACGGTTCTCCGGGCTGCTGTCATTCCGCCACGCTAAGCACCGGGACTCCCGGAGTTCTGCACGGAACCATGACCAAGCTCTTGCAGACCATCGAGGGCCAGATCCTGCCTTCCCACTCCCTGGCCCCGGGTTTGGACTACCCCGGCGTGGGCCCGGAACACGCCCATCTCCAGGCCCTGGGCCGGGCCGAATACGTCTGCGTCACCGACGATCAGGCCCTGGCCGGATTCATGCGCCTGGCCCGGGCCGAAGGCATCCTCCCGGCCCTGGAAAGCTCCCATGCCCTGGCCTATGTCCTTGGCCTGTCCGGAACCCTGCCGGCCACCGTCGACGTGATCGTCTGTCTTTCGGGTCGGGGGGATAAGGACTTGGAGATCGTGCGGCAGGCGTTGGTGAAAAGAGAGGGCTGA